From a single Podarcis raffonei isolate rPodRaf1 chromosome 10, rPodRaf1.pri, whole genome shotgun sequence genomic region:
- the HEBP1 gene encoding heme-binding protein 1: protein MFGNPTRTRQPNYEGKEYEAGKFATIEHNGETFDAACLEAVAKLYKYFEGSNNQGAKMSVVDPVCITALLADDGSLQLKVKVSLQIPSQFQASPPSPADKSIQIEQRGETAVFFMTFHGNAKGENYKNYAAQLRSAVGTEKADHKELYIFSSYDPQNKSFGNRHEVSLQKK from the exons CCGAACTATGAGGGAAAAGAATACGAAGCAGGAAAGTTTGCTACTATTGAGCACAATGGAGAAACATTTGATGCTGCCTGTCTTGAAGCTGTGGCAAAACTATATAAATACTTTGAAGGAAGCAACAACCAAG GGGCTAAGATGAGTGTGGTAGATCCAGTGTGTATCACTGCATTGCTTGCGGATGATGGGTCACTGCAGCTGAAGGTGAAAGTCTCGCTACAGATTCCAAGCCAGTTCCAGGCCAGTCCTCCTTCACCCGCTGATAAGAGCATCCAGATTGAACAGAGAGGGGAAACGGCTGTTTTCTTCAT GACATTTCACGGCAATGCCAAAGGAGAGAACTATAAGAATTATGCAGCTCAGCTGAGATCTGCAGTAGGAACTGAGAAAGCTGACCACAAAGAGCTATATATTTTCAGCAGCTATGATCCCCAAAACAAATCCTTCGGGAATCGCCATGAGGTTTCACTGCAGAAGAAGTGA